The Chryseobacterium sp. G0186 genome includes the window AATAGAATGATTTTTAGCATATTTTCAATATTCCGGATGTTATTTAATGCATAATTTATTTAAAAATGATATTTTAGCGATGAATAGTTTTTAGGAATTTTTAGTTGCATTAGATAAAGAACTTTTATTGAAACATAATGACAACTAAACCGTTACACAATTTCCATATTCCGGTAATGGGATTGGCTTATACCATAGACAGCCCTATCCGCGTTGCACAATATGGAATATCTTCTGTGATTTCTATTATTGATGATGAAATCCTGGAAAAAATGAAGAACTTCTACAATAAGAAGTTTAATCTGGATTATCTGGGTATTTCAACAAAAACAGAGGATTACAGAGCCAAAAGAATTACTGCTTATCTGGACATGGTAGACGATATCGTGAATGAAAAGTTTGAATCTTTCAAACAGGAAATCAGTAAGAATAAAGAGTCTTTAAAAGACTTTATAGCCATGCTTCCCAATACTTCTGACCTGAAAAAAAATCTACAAAACATTATTAGTCAAAAAGATAACTTCAGTAATCAGATTAAAAGCTTTATTGAGGCCAATCTAATCCCGGGAAGTATAGATGTCAACATCATGACAAAAGTTGATAAGGACAACTACAAAAAAAATGAGCAGCTTCCTGTGATATATAATGATGCTCATGCCTCTCTGCGTGGGTTTGCCAATAGTAAATTATCGTCGTCCATGGTTCTTTCTGCGGGAATGAATCCCCGTCTGTATAGCTATATGGAGGAGTTTGAGGACTTTTTCCCCAATGAAAACGGGATGCTGAAAAAGAAAATTATTCTTAAAGTAAGTGATTTTCGTTCTGCAATGATTCAGGGGAATTTTCTGGCAAAAAAGGGACTGTGGGTTTCCGAATACAGAATAGAATCCGGATTGAATTGTGGTGGGCATGCTTTTGCGACAGACGGAATGCTTCTGGGACCGATTATGGAAGAGTTTAAACAGAAAAAAAATGAACTGATACAGTCTGCCCATGCCTTAATGATCAATGCTTTAGAACAAAAGGGCAAACCTGTTGTTTCCCAGCCATTAGAAATGAAAATTACTGTTCAGGGAGGAGTCGGAACCTCTGAAGAACATGATTTTTTATTGGCCACTTATGATGTAGACAGCGTAGGGTGGGGATCTCCCTTTTTATTGGTTCCTGAAGCTACTTCAGTAGATACGGAAACAAGAAATCTTCTTTTAAAGTCAAAGGAGCAGGATTTTTATCTGAGTAATATTTCGCCGCTTGGTGTTCCTTTCAATACCATCAAGGGAACTTCCAATGAGCTACTGAAATATCAGAAAGAAGCCAAGGGAAGATACGGAAGTTCATGTCCAAAAAAATTCCTGGCCTTATCTAAAGAATTTTCACCGGAGGGAACATGTACAGCCTCCAAAAAATATCAGGATATCAAACTGAATGAACTTTATTCACAACAGGAATTACTTTCTGTTGAAGAATTTAACAAAAAGAAATCTGAAATTACAGATAAAGCCTGTCTGTGTGTAGGACTTGTCAACGCTGCCTATATGGAACAGGATATCGAAATAAAAGGAGAGAAGCAGGGAGTTGTCATATGTCCGGGTCCGAATATTGCATTTTTTGATAAGGAAGTTTCACTTTCGGAAATGGTACAACACATTTATGGCAATTCAAATATTCTTTCAGGCAACCAGCGTCCCAATATGTTCATTAATGAGCTGAAAATGTATGTTGACTATCTGAAAAAGGAAATTACAGGCTCATCCGTACAGATTACCCATGCTCAGACGAAGAAATGGAATGCATTCAAGAAAAATATCTTTGAAGGAATAGAGTATTATCACAATCTCTTCAATACATCATCATTCTTTAAGCATGGATTACAAACCATTACCCAGCAACTGCAGGAATATAAACTGAAGCTTATAGCTATCGAAATTCCTCAGGTTGAAAAGTAAAAATGCTTTTAAAGAATAAATATAGATAAACCCAAAGACGCAAAAAATAGAAAGAATTCATAGGAAAATTAAGTACATAATTTTATGACCCCTTGCTAAAAATCTTTGATTTTTTTGCGCCTTAAAATCTACGCTATATAAACAACCTTGCGTCTTTGCGTTTATCAAAAATACCATACACCTGTTGCCGTACAAACAGTCTTTATCTAAAGGCTGTTTTTTATATTGACAGAATACCCTTTAAAATAAAATAAGTGAGTAAACACGGGCTTTTTCATTTATAAAAACTATAGATCGTATGGCTATTTTAAATCTGAATTCGGCTTAATATTTCCTACCTTAGAGGTCAGTTAGTAACATTATTTTTATGGAAAAAAGAAAGATTAAAAACACCGACCTGGAAATTTCACCGGTTAATTTTGGAGGAAATGTCTTTGGGTGGACGCTGGATGAAAAACAGTCTTTTGATATTTTGGACCAATTTACAGAAGCAGGATTTAATTTTATAGATACCGCAGATACTTACTCGTGGTGGGTAAACGGCAAAGGCGGACAGTCTGAAGAAATCATCGGAAAATGGATGAAAAGCCGTAACAACCGCAAGGATATTGTACTGGCAACCAAAGTAGGCTCTGAAACAAAAGAGCATGGCTATGACATCAGCAAAAAACATATCTTAAAATCGGTAGATGAGTCCCTGCAAAGACTTCAGACCGATCATATTGATCTTTATTATACTCATTTTGATGATCATATCACTCCTGTAGAAGAAACTCTTTCTGCATACGATGAAGTGATCAAAGCCGGAAAAGTACGTTATATTGCAGCATCCAATCTTTCTCCGGAACGTTTGAAAGCCTCATTTGAAGCCTCTGAAAAGAACAATCTCCCTAAATATGTAGCCTTACAGCCTCATTACAACTTATTGGAAAGAGAGGGTTTTGAAAAAAACTATGCTCCTTTGGTAGAGCAGTTCGATCTGAGTGCATTTCCGTACTGGTCTCTGGCAGCAGGATTTTTAACAGGAAAATATCGTAATGAAGCAGATCTTACAAAAAGTGCAAGAGGCGAGGGAGTAAGAAAATATTTAAACCCAAAAGGCCTTGATGTTTTAAAGGCATTGGATCAAATAAGTGAAAAATATCAGAGCAATCAGGGAACCGTTGCCCTGGCATGGTTATTATCAAATCCATTGATTACTGCTCCTATTGTAAGTGCAACAAGCGCTTCACAACTTGAAACATTATTCAATGCTCCAAAACTGACGTTAGATCAGACAGATATTGATTTGCTTAATGAAGCGAGTCATTATTAATTTACAACCATTGTTAGACTAAAAAATCCGTTCAGTATAGTGCTGAACGGATTTTTTTATCTTAATCTTATTTGGAATTACAGTTGGAGATGTGAGATTCCCTTTCTTTGAATTTTTGACGGGGTGGTTCCTCCACGTTCACCTCTTCATTCATCAATCAGAATACTCTTTTAAAAGCTGTCTATAGCTCATTAAAATAGAAGATTTAGAGATAAATCCGATAAAGTCATTGCTTTCACTCACTACCGGAAGATTCCATACTCCCGTATCATCAAAGGTTTGAAGAATTTCCAGAGGTTTATTTTCAGGATGGAGGATCGCCGGTGGAGCTTTCATCACCTGAACAATGGTTTGCAAAGAATCCATTTCCTTATTGAAAAGATAAGGTCTTATGTCATCCAGGGTGAGAACCCCCTTTAATTTTTTGTTGTCATCTACAATGGCAAAAATATTCTTATTTCCGTTCTTTACCAGCTCAAACAGCTCTGTAACAGAAGCATTCTCATTGATTGTCTGGGAATACCGATCAATAAAATCCTCAGTTCTTAAAGCAAACAACAGGTTTTTATCATGTTTATTGGTGAAAATTTTTCCTTCGTCTGCCAAAGATTTCAGTTCCGGAGAGATCGGAGAAAACCATTTAGCAATAAGATAAGACATTACAGAAACAATCATCAGCGGAATAAACAGGTCATATCCAAAACTGGACTCTGCAATCAGAAATATCGCGGTAAGAGGAGCATATAAAACACCACTCATGGCACCTGCCATTCCTACCAGAACGAGATTGGTTACAGGGACATCCGTAAATCCTAAATGCTGACAAATCAGAGAAAATAAATATCCTAATGTTCCACCTGCAAAAAGAGAGGGGGCAAAGTTACCGCCATTTCCACCACTGAAGATGGTAAAAGAAGTAGCAAAGGCTTTTAACAGCAATACCAATACTAGAAATATGATGATCGTCCAGTCTCCGATTTCAAAATATCTGAAAAAACTGTTTTCAATAATAGAGTGCGTATTACCATTTGTAAAGGCTTTTATTGTCTCATATCCCTCTCCGAATAAGGGTGGAAAAAGCACACAAAGTAATGAAAGAACTGCTCCTCCAAACATCGCCTTACGCATTCTTGAAAGTTCCAGCCCCTTTATAAAATGCTCTACTTTTTGGGAAATGATCACAAAATAACGGGCATATAATCCGGTCACAAGCCCCAGAATAAGGTAATAAGGAACATTTCTATAATTAAATGCCTCCCTTGTATAAAATCTGAATAAAATATCTTCCTGAAGTAAAATCCTTGACAAAAGACTTCCGCAAACAGCAGCAACCACCAGGGGAATAAAATCTGTAAAAACAACTCCCGTCAGCAGAATTTCAAAGGCAAACATAATCCCGGCAATAGGAGCATTAAAGGCTGATGCAATCCCGGCAGTAGCACCTGCAGCCAGCAATAATGTACGTTCCTTATAGCTTAATCTGTAGGTTTGTGCATAATTTGATCCTATGGCAGCTCCGGTTACTGCAATCGGACTTTCCAGACCTGCAGAACCTCCTAATCCTACAGTAACCGCACTTTGAATCACCTGGGAATACATTTTTACAGAAGCCACAATACTTGAGTTCTGTGCAATTTCATAGAGAATAGCTCCAATCCCTTTCCGATCCTGTCCCTTGAATAGGGTAAGAACGATCATAGTGGTCAGAACAATTCCTAAAAAAGGAAAAACGATGTAGAATAATATCTGATATTCAAAATGAACCTTATTGGTAATAAAGTAATGGATATTGTGAACCAGCGTTTTCAATATGACCCCGGCGAGTCCTGCCGTACAACCCACAAGGATTCCGGAGAGGACAAGAAACTGATTCCGGCTCAATCTGTTGTTCAGCCAATGCAGAATGATTTCATAACTGCGGGCTTTTTCCAGTCCGTATTTTTGGAAATCTCTTTTAAATTTTAGAAAGCTTAGGTACTTTTTTTTGTTGTGAATTTTCACCTGGGAAGAATTTTAATGCTGATCTCAATTTGATACAACAGCGTAAATTTATGAAATATCTTTAGAAATATTTTGTTTCTTGTTTGTTAAAGCCAAACAAATCACTCTTAGAAAACAATTGAAACCACCCTGAAAAACTCTGTATCAAGCAGAAAGCGGATCATTTCAAAGAGTTAAAAAATCATGAATATTTATTTTTCTATTTGCTATATTTATGAGAGTAATTGAAATTCAAAATTTCTTCAAAATTTAAATCTAGATTTAGCCCATGAAAATTCTAATCGTAGAGGATGAAACAGAATTATCCAAAAGTATTTCTGAGTACCTTTCAGGGGAAAACTATCTCTGTGAAGTGGCAGCGACCTATACTGAAGCCATGAACAAAATAGAAACGTTCCATTATGACTGCATTCTATTGGATATTATGCTTCCTGATGGAAATGGACTTAAAATTTTGGAGGAATTAAAAGAACAGCAAAAACAGGATGGAGTGATTATCATTTCTGCCAAGAATGCATTGGATGATAAGATTGCCGGTCTGCAAATGGGCGCTGATGATTATCTCACCAAGCCTTTTCACCTTTCTGAACTGATGGCGAGAGTGTATTCTATTATTCGTAGAAAACAGTTCAGCAGCTCCAATGTCGTTAAGCAAAATGAACTTCAGATTGATCTTTTGGCTAAGACGGTTGCTGTACATGATGAAATTATTTCTTTAACCAAAAAGGAATTTGATCTCCTGATTTACTTTATCGGAAATAAAAATAAGGTGATCTCCAAAAGTACATTGGCAGAACATCTTTCCGGAGACTTTGCAGATATGCTTGACAACCATGATTTTGTATATGCTCACGTAAAAAACCTTAAGAAAAAGCTATATGATGCCGGATGTGGACATTACCTTAAAACGGTGTACGGAACAGGGTATAAATGGGAAACGTAAATTGTTAATCTGAAATACTCATTCAATTTATTATTCATCACTCTTAATTTATCCTCAATTTGAAACCTTTATTAAGCAAAACGACCAAACCCTTTCTTATCTACGTACTCATTGTACTGTTGGTAAGTATCCCTGTCTATTACTTTGTGGTAGATACCATTTGGAAAAGTGAGCTGGATGAACATAACCAGATTATCGTTGAAAAAACGGCCTATGAATTCAATCAGTTAAAGCTTTCTGAACAGGATTTGGAAAAAAGTCTTGAATTATGGAACCATATTCAGCCTGAAACCAATATTGAAAAAATTTCAGCTAACCACATCAAGGGTGACAGTATATACATCAGTGAGAAACATCTACCATTCATATCCGAGCAAAAGAAAGAACGTTACAGATGTCTTAAAAAGGTTATTTACATCCAGGGAAAGCCTTATCTGTTTACCATCCAGACCAATATTGAAGAGTCTCATGAAACAATAGCGGTCATAGCTATGATGACTACATTTTTCTTTGTGATCATTGTTGTGGGCCTTTTATATTTAAACAGAAAACTTTCAACCTCTGTCTGGAAACCTTTTAGAGATACTTTGGATCAATTGAAGACCTTTAACCTTAACAGTCAAAATAAAATTGAATTTCCTCCTTCTGATACTACAGAATTTGAGGAATTGAACCAATCTCTTCAAAAGCTTATTGAACGTAATATTTCTATTTATAAAACCCAGAAAGAATTTACTGAAAATGCTTCTCACGAACTACAGACTCCGCTTGCCATTATTAAAAATAAACTGGATCTCCTACTTCAGGATCAGGATCTTACTGAAAAGCAGTACGGAATTGTTGAGGATATCAACAAAGCACTTACAAGAAGTTCCAGAATCAATAAGAATCTACTTTTATTGGCAAAAATTGATAATAATCAGTTTGATGGTTCTGAAAGTATTGTATTTGATCACCTGCTTCATCAAAGTATTGATATTTTGCAGGAACATTTTGAACAAAAAAATATTTCTGTGGAAGAGCAGATCGCAACTGACGTTCAAATGAACGGAAATGGCAGTCTGACGGAAATCATGATCAACAATCTCATCATCAATGCTATTCGTCATACGGCACCTGGAGGTTCCATTGGCATAAAGCTAACGAATTCTATATTTGAAGTGTCCAATTCTGGAACCCAAAAACTGGATACGGATCTCCTCTTCAAGAGATTTTCGAAACTATCAGCAGACAATAGTGGAAGTGGATTAGGACTTTATATTATTCAGGAAATCTGTAAATTCCATCACTGGACCATTCATTACAGGTTTGAAAATAACCATCATATCTTTTCCGTAGGATTATAGGCGAATAAAAAGGCTGAGAAATCTAGGAATTCAAAATTTCTTCTAAATCAGATTGCACCTTTGTATTGAAAATATATACTAAAGTGTAAATTTTATTTAGAAATGATTTTAAAAATTGCCCTTTTATTCGCAGGAACAATACTTGCATTCTGGATCAGCGCCATCTGTGGAGGCGGTGCAAGTCTTATTTTGATTCCTATATTGAATCTATTGCTTCCTACCTCATTGGTTCCATTTTCTTTAACGATAGGAACCTTTACAAGTTCAGCCTCCCGAATTGCCGTATTCAAAAAACATATCAACTGGAAAATCTTCTTATGGTTTGTTCCGTTTTCTATTCCGGCTGTGTTGTTGGGTGCTTTCTTGATTAAATATGTTAATCCCAACTATCTGCAAATGGTTGTGGCATTCTTCCTGATTGCCAATCTCCCTCAACTTTTCGTCTCTAAAAATAAAAAAGAAGAAACAGAAAAGGAGTACCCCAAATCAGCATTGGCACTTATTGGTTTTTCTGCGGGGTTTATTTCCGGGATTACGGGTGCTGTCGGACTTCTTTTTAACCGGTTTTATTTAAAATTTGGTCTTAAAAAAGAGGAAATTGTAGCTACCCGTGCCGCTAATGAGGTATTTCTGCATCTTATTAAACTTATCATTTATATTTCATTGGGATTATACTCTCAGACAGCTTTATGGTTAGGTATTTCCATTGCAGTGGCAGCAATAGTGTCTTCGTATACGGTAAAATATATTCTTCCTCATCTCAGCGAAAACCTTTTTAAAAAGATTGGATACGGAGCCATGGTAATATCCGGAATTACATTGTTAATAGGTACTTCAGGAAAGATTATCCAGCAGGATCAAATTGCAGTAAGCTCATCATCCACTCCCCATAAAAAGGTCTATGCACTATCCTGGAAAAACACAAAGGTAGTAGTAGAGTATAAGGGCAGTGGAGGACTGGAAATTGAAAAGAGCATGCAGCCTGAGGATTTATCCGGGCATCTTAAGGAAAAGTATTCTGTTCTTAAGGAGCATTATGATGAAATCCATATAGAGAAGGTTTATGTGTTGGGTAAAAAGACCTCCCATGAATTCTATTGTTATAAGGATAATGTACTTACCAAATTTAAAGCCTGATAAAGGCAATAATCAATTAATAGTTTGAAAAGATGAGAACAGCAAATTCATCATAAGAAAACCGTTAAAAAATAAAATTACAATATAATGAATAGAACGAAGCTTTTACTTTTTCCGACGTTTGCTATTTCTACTATGATTACAGCACAAACTACTTCTGTGACTGTTTCAGGAAGAGTTACCCATAAGGATAAGATGGCATTACCTTATGCCAATATTATTTTAAAAAAGGAAAAAGACAGTGCATTTGTAGCAGGAACCATTACCAATGAAGAAGGGCGATTTTCCATTACCGGCATACAACCTGATCATTATTTTCTGGAAACTTCCCTTACAGGCTATAATACACAGATTCAACCCATTTTTGTAGGAAGTCTTTCTGAATTTCTGGAAATTCCAACGGTGGAGATGGGACTAAAACAGGAAAAAGAAACAAAGATTGACGAAGTGGTGATCTCCGGTTCCAAAAAGAATGAAATAAGCAATCAGCTTGATAAAAAAACATATTCTGTAGCAGATAATATCAGCCAAAGTGGAGGATCTGTATTGCAGAGTATGCAAAATTTACCCGGAATAACCGTACAGGATGGTAAAGTACAGCTCAGAGGAAATGATAAGGTAACTGTTCTGATTGATGGCAGACAAACGGCTCTTACAGGATTTGGGAGCCAGACAGGACTTGACAATATTCCGGCTTCTGCTATTGATAAGATTGAAATCATCAACAATCCTTCTTCAAAGTATGATGCCAACGGAAATGCAGGGATCATCAATATTATCATGAAGAAGAATAAACAGAACGGATGGAATGGAAAACTAGGCTTTACAACAGGACTAGGCTCTCTCTGGGAAAGAAAGCAAAATCTTCCTACAATAAGACCTCAATATACCCTGACACCAAAAATCAATCCCTCATTATCTTTAAATTACAGAAAAAACAAAATTAATATCTTTCTACAGGCTGATAATTTATATACCGAAACCCTTAATAAGAACGAATTTGTAACCCGTACTTATGATGACGGAACAATTATCAATTCGCAGCTTAAAAGAAACAGAAATACCAATTTCTTCACCACAAAAGCAGGAGTAGACTGGAATATTGATTCACAGAATACATTAACGATTTCAGGAATGTATGGAAGCGAGAAGATTATAGACCGTGGAGATCAGCCGTTCTTTAATGGGGATATGTCTCAGCGTCTTCGTCTTTGGCAGTTTTTGGAGGATGAATTGAAAACTACCGTAATGGGAATGGCATCTTATCAGCACAAGTTTAAAGAAGCCGGACATGTATTGAATGTAGGATTTAACTATACGTTCCACAGGGAAGACGAAAAGTATTTCTATGATAATTATCTGCCTGCCACTACAGGAACGGATGCTTTTAAATTATTATCTGATGAACAGGTGTATGATTTCAATGTTGATTATATAAAACCTTTAAAATATGGTAGAATTGAGACGGGAATTAAGCTGAGAAGCAGAAGTATTCCTACCAATATGAATTTTATTCCCGGAGCCAATTCTGTACTGGATGTAGCTGCAGGAGGAAAGGCTGATTATAAAGAGTTTATCCCTGCCGTATACGGAAACTATATTTTTGAAAATGAAAAATGGGAAGCAGAACTTGGTTTACGACTGGAATATGTAAGAATTGAATATGATGTAAATCCGAACCATCCAACGTATAAAAGTGACGGGTATAATTATACACAGCCGTTTCCCAACTTTAGGCTTGCCTATAAACTTAATGATCACCATAAGTTTTCCCTATTTTATAACAGAAGAGTTGACCGTCCCAATGAAGTGGATATCCGAATTTTTCCAAAATATGATGATGCTGAAATCATTAAGGTAGGAAACCCTGCACTAAGGCCTCAGTTTACCAATTCTATTGAATTGGGTTATAAGTATAACTGGGACAATGGGTATCTATATGCCGCACTATATCACCGTTTTGCCAATGGAACAATCACCAGAATTTCAAGTACTGTACCGGACAGCACGCTTATCTATGCCATATTTCAAAATGCAGGAAGAAGCTACAATACAGGACTGGAAGCGATCTGGAATCAAAAGGTATCCGATCTGTATTCCTTCAATGTTAATGGAAATATATACCGTAACCAGATCAATGCATTTTCAGTGCAAAACCTCTATCCTCAACCGAATGTTTTCTCGGCAGATAAGCAATCTGCTGTTTCGGGAAATATGAAGTGGAATAATGTCTTTCATTTTTCAAAAGGGCTGGATGCTCAGATTACAGCAGTTTATCTGGCTCCTGACCTCATTCCTCAAGGGAAAATAAAATCCAGATTTTCAATGGACATAGGATTGAAAAAGGCTATTCAGAAAGGAAAAGGGGAACTATTTCTTAATGCCTCTGATCTGCTCAACACCATGGTGATTAAGAGAAATATTCAGGGAATGGGATTCGCTTATACCAGCAATGATTACTATGAAACCCAAGTTGTGAGGCTAGGGTACAGTTATAAGTTTTAATACCGAACCGGAACCACTATAAATTTATATATAATGAAAATACATTATCAAAAACCGTTGATTTATCTGCTTATTTTCATATCATTTTTAAGCCGATTCAATGCCCAAAGTAAAGATAGTACTGTTGTTGAGGAGCCTAAACAGGATAGTATTGCTGTCGTTAACACGCATAAACTGAACTATAAAAGCCTTATTGTTCCTGCTGTTTTAATTACTTATGGGGTAACAAGTCTGACCATGAATAAAGTGAAGCAGCTTAATATTTCTACCCGAACAGAAATTGGTGAACACCAGCCTACCCGAATGAGTCTGGACAACTATACCCAATATGCTCCTGCAGCAATGGTATACGGACTTAATGCAATAGGAATAAAGGGAAAGCATAACCTTAGAGACCGTACCATTATTTATGCTTCGTCACAGTTGATTGTAGCAGCATTTACAATGCCTTTGAAGTACATGGTAAAGGAGGAAAGACCTGACGGATCAAATACCTTGTCTTTTCCGTCCGGACATGCAGCTACGGCATTTTCTTCTGCCCAATTTATGTTCAGAGAATTTAAAGACACCAACTTTTTGCTGAGTCTTTCCGGATATCCGTTTGCCATCTTTACCGGAGTATACCGAATGGTAAATGATAAGCATTGGCTGGGAGATGTGGTGGCAGGTGCCGGTTTTGGAATTCTTTCCACAGAATTGGCATACTGGCTATTCCCAAGAATTGATCATTTATTAAGAGGAAAAGGAAAGAATAAAAATACACTGTCTTCTTCCATGATAATGCCATTCTACCAAAATAAAGCGGTAGGAATAGGATTTGTAAAGAACTTTTAATTCCAGCATAATTTGGTTAAAAAAGTACCATTCAAAGGTGTGAATGGTACTTTTTATATTTATAATTACTCTAGACTACTTTTGCTTTACGGATAATTCTTGCCAACAATGCAGGAAAAAATCTCTTTAGGTAAACGCCCATAACTTCTTTACCACCAATAGATTTCTGGTTCTTCTTTTTTGCAATAGCAGAAAGCATTTTTCGGGCAAAAACATTTACAGGCATTCCTTTCATCGTGGCATCATCCATCGTTCCCTGTAATGAGCCATTCCCCGTAACAGCATGTATGGAAATATGGGTCTGTATAAATCCAGGACAGATAATTGTTACTGAAATATTGTCATCATATAACTCTGCACGCAGGGCATCAAAGAAACCGTGTAATGCATGTTTCGCCGCAGCATATCCACTACGCATCGGTGCTCCGAATACTCCCATAAGGCTGGAAACCACTGTGATCTGCCCGCCACCATTTTTGATCATATAAGGCACAACAGCCTTGGTGAGAGCTATAGTCCCGATAAAATCAACGTCCATTAAATGTTTATCCACTTCAATGTCTGTCTCCATGGCTAGAGAGCGTTGAGATAATCCGGCATTATTGATGAGAATATCAACCTTTCCAAATTGTTCTACCACTTTCGCTGCTACATCAGGCATATTCTTATAATCTGCCAGATCCATTGGCATAACGGTATATCGATCTACTGTAAGCCCGGCTTCTTCTGCAACAGTATACAGCAATTCTTCTTTCCTGGAAGAAAGAATGATCTTTGCATTCGTGTTCTTTGCCAGCTCCTTTACCAAGGCTTCCCCAATTCCTGATGAAGCTCCGGTAATCCAGATTGTTTTGTCATTAAAATAATTACTCATGCGTTCAGCTTATTTATTTCAATCCGGCAATATATGTTCCTGCCTTCATTCCTGAAAATATGCAACCTCCCAGAAAAGTTCCTTCCAGCGCACGGTAGCCATGCATTCCGCCACCGCCAAAGCCTGCAACTTCACCTGCGGCATAAAGTCCTTCAATGATGCTTTCATCTTCTCTTAACACCTGCCCGTTCAGATTGGTTTTTATTCCGCCTAATGTTTTTCGGGTTAAAATATTGAGACGTACCGCAATCAATGGTCCGTTTTCTGGGGACAAAATCTTATGGGGAGCAGCAACACGGCCCAGTTTATCTCCTAAATAATTTCTGGTATTCCGGATATAATTGATTTGGGTATCTTTAGAAAATGTATTGTCTAATTCTCTGTCTCTGGCTTCGATCTGTAATTTTATTTTATCATAATCCAAAAGGTGATCTCCGGATAGTTCATTCATTTTTTCCACCAGGGTTTTAAGATTATCCGATACTATGAAGTCCTTTCCGCGTTCCTTAAAGGCTTCTACAGGTCCGGGTGCTTTTTTACCAAAGATCCTTTTTAGAAATAAACCATACTCTTTATTGGTAATATCAGGGTTCTGTTCTGAACCGGATAAGGCAAATTCTTTTTTAATAATTTTCTGTGTCAGAATAAACCAGGAATACGGATAGCCTGTGTC containing:
- a CDS encoding sulfite exporter TauE/SafE family protein translates to MILKIALLFAGTILAFWISAICGGGASLILIPILNLLLPTSLVPFSLTIGTFTSSASRIAVFKKHINWKIFLWFVPFSIPAVLLGAFLIKYVNPNYLQMVVAFFLIANLPQLFVSKNKKEETEKEYPKSALALIGFSAGFISGITGAVGLLFNRFYLKFGLKKEEIVATRAANEVFLHLIKLIIYISLGLYSQTALWLGISIAVAAIVSSYTVKYILPHLSENLFKKIGYGAMVISGITLLIGTSGKIIQQDQIAVSSSSTPHKKVYALSWKNTKVVVEYKGSGGLEIEKSMQPEDLSGHLKEKYSVLKEHYDEIHIEKVYVLGKKTSHEFYCYKDNVLTKFKA
- a CDS encoding sensor histidine kinase; amino-acid sequence: MKPLLSKTTKPFLIYVLIVLLVSIPVYYFVVDTIWKSELDEHNQIIVEKTAYEFNQLKLSEQDLEKSLELWNHIQPETNIEKISANHIKGDSIYISEKHLPFISEQKKERYRCLKKVIYIQGKPYLFTIQTNIEESHETIAVIAMMTTFFFVIIVVGLLYLNRKLSTSVWKPFRDTLDQLKTFNLNSQNKIEFPPSDTTEFEELNQSLQKLIERNISIYKTQKEFTENASHELQTPLAIIKNKLDLLLQDQDLTEKQYGIVEDINKALTRSSRINKNLLLLAKIDNNQFDGSESIVFDHLLHQSIDILQEHFEQKNISVEEQIATDVQMNGNGSLTEIMINNLIINAIRHTAPGGSIGIKLTNSIFEVSNSGTQKLDTDLLFKRFSKLSADNSGSGLGLYIIQEICKFHHWTIHYRFENNHHIFSVGL
- a CDS encoding chloride channel protein, producing the protein MKIHNKKKYLSFLKFKRDFQKYGLEKARSYEIILHWLNNRLSRNQFLVLSGILVGCTAGLAGVILKTLVHNIHYFITNKVHFEYQILFYIVFPFLGIVLTTMIVLTLFKGQDRKGIGAILYEIAQNSSIVASVKMYSQVIQSAVTVGLGGSAGLESPIAVTGAAIGSNYAQTYRLSYKERTLLLAAGATAGIASAFNAPIAGIMFAFEILLTGVVFTDFIPLVVAAVCGSLLSRILLQEDILFRFYTREAFNYRNVPYYLILGLVTGLYARYFVIISQKVEHFIKGLELSRMRKAMFGGAVLSLLCVLFPPLFGEGYETIKAFTNGNTHSIIENSFFRYFEIGDWTIIIFLVLVLLLKAFATSFTIFSGGNGGNFAPSLFAGGTLGYLFSLICQHLGFTDVPVTNLVLVGMAGAMSGVLYAPLTAIFLIAESSFGYDLFIPLMIVSVMSYLIAKWFSPISPELKSLADEGKIFTNKHDKNLLFALRTEDFIDRYSQTINENASVTELFELVKNGNKNIFAIVDDNKKLKGVLTLDDIRPYLFNKEMDSLQTIVQVMKAPPAILHPENKPLEILQTFDDTGVWNLPVVSESNDFIGFISKSSILMSYRQLLKEYSD
- a CDS encoding response regulator transcription factor, which codes for MKILIVEDETELSKSISEYLSGENYLCEVAATYTEAMNKIETFHYDCILLDIMLPDGNGLKILEELKEQQKQDGVIIISAKNALDDKIAGLQMGADDYLTKPFHLSELMARVYSIIRRKQFSSSNVVKQNELQIDLLAKTVAVHDEIISLTKKEFDLLIYFIGNKNKVISKSTLAEHLSGDFADMLDNHDFVYAHVKNLKKKLYDAGCGHYLKTVYGTGYKWET
- a CDS encoding aldo/keto reductase, producing MEKRKIKNTDLEISPVNFGGNVFGWTLDEKQSFDILDQFTEAGFNFIDTADTYSWWVNGKGGQSEEIIGKWMKSRNNRKDIVLATKVGSETKEHGYDISKKHILKSVDESLQRLQTDHIDLYYTHFDDHITPVEETLSAYDEVIKAGKVRYIAASNLSPERLKASFEASEKNNLPKYVALQPHYNLLEREGFEKNYAPLVEQFDLSAFPYWSLAAGFLTGKYRNEADLTKSARGEGVRKYLNPKGLDVLKALDQISEKYQSNQGTVALAWLLSNPLITAPIVSATSASQLETLFNAPKLTLDQTDIDLLNEASHY